A genome region from Coffea arabica cultivar ET-39 chromosome 7e, Coffea Arabica ET-39 HiFi, whole genome shotgun sequence includes the following:
- the LOC113702460 gene encoding replication protein A 70 kDa DNA-binding subunit D isoform X2 produces MLLPATAVAFDSRKDLSFSTSYCSAITVAPFLQQAMHLDFWYHSHALAIDKLIDNGSYTDPRVLLPPVANNRILRISAALQQRTTTAWIRGIIEISFRPQKLFYMACPQCHQPNSFAGTSIVQCEYCQANIELLPRACITIFIADSSGSLAATAMGTEAENLINYSTAELHYLYEQKIDLASYLMRTLQKKDKTVLR; encoded by the exons ATGCTGTTGCCGGCGACGGCTGTTGCTTTTGATTCCAGAAAAG ACCTGAGCTTCTCAACTTCTTATTGTTCAGCCATTACGGTGGCTCCATTTTTGCAACAAGCAATGCATCTTGATTTCTG GTACCATAGTCATGCACTTGCAATAGACAAGCTAATTGATAATGGAAGTTACACTGATCCGCGAGTTCTTCTCCCTCCTGTTGCCAATAATAGAATTCTTCGTATTAGTGCTGCACTTCAACAG aGAACCACTACTGCATGGATTAGAGGAATCATTGAAATTTCCTTTAGGCCCCAAAAATTATTCTATATGGCATGCCCCCAATGTCATCAACCAAACAGCTTTGCAGGCACATCGATAGTTCAATGCGAATACTGTCAGGCTAACATTGAACTCTTACCAAG AGCTTGTATTACCATTTTCATTGCTGATTCAAGCGGATCATTGGCTGCTACTGCTATGGGAACTGAAGCTGAAAATTTAATTAACTACTCAACTGCTGAACTCCATTATTTATACGAACAG AAAATTGATCTAGCTTCATACCTCATGCGTACTCTGCAAAAAAAGGACAAAACTGTTCTACGTTAA
- the LOC113702460 gene encoding replication protein A 70 kDa DNA-binding subunit D isoform X1, with protein MKPMILTLWKEFEELDGPIIRAPGRHFPIIIATRIRVTTNNYLSFSTSYCSAITVAPFLQQAMHLDFWYHSHALAIDKLIDNGSYTDPRVLLPPVANNRILRISAALQQRTTTAWIRGIIEISFRPQKLFYMACPQCHQPNSFAGTSIVQCEYCQANIELLPRACITIFIADSSGSLAATAMGTEAENLINYSTAELHYLYEQKIDLASYLMRTLQKKDKTVLR; from the exons ATGAAACCAATGATTCTAACCCTTTGGAAAGAATTCGAAGAACTGGATGGTCCCATCATTAGAGCTCCTGGGCGCCATTTTCCCATCATTATTGCGACAAGAATCAGGGTGACAACAAACAATT ACCTGAGCTTCTCAACTTCTTATTGTTCAGCCATTACGGTGGCTCCATTTTTGCAACAAGCAATGCATCTTGATTTCTG GTACCATAGTCATGCACTTGCAATAGACAAGCTAATTGATAATGGAAGTTACACTGATCCGCGAGTTCTTCTCCCTCCTGTTGCCAATAATAGAATTCTTCGTATTAGTGCTGCACTTCAACAG aGAACCACTACTGCATGGATTAGAGGAATCATTGAAATTTCCTTTAGGCCCCAAAAATTATTCTATATGGCATGCCCCCAATGTCATCAACCAAACAGCTTTGCAGGCACATCGATAGTTCAATGCGAATACTGTCAGGCTAACATTGAACTCTTACCAAG AGCTTGTATTACCATTTTCATTGCTGATTCAAGCGGATCATTGGCTGCTACTGCTATGGGAACTGAAGCTGAAAATTTAATTAACTACTCAACTGCTGAACTCCATTATTTATACGAACAG AAAATTGATCTAGCTTCATACCTCATGCGTACTCTGCAAAAAAAGGACAAAACTGTTCTACGTTAA